A region of Ictalurus furcatus strain D&B chromosome 1, Billie_1.0, whole genome shotgun sequence DNA encodes the following proteins:
- the gyg1b gene encoding glycogenin-1b isoform X3: MVLGKSLRNHKTSKKLVVLIGPHVSEPSRAVLQTLYDEVRLVDVLDSGDTAHLVMMQRPDLGVTFTKLHCWTLTHYSKCVFMDADTMVVANIDELFDREEFSAAPDPGWPDCFNSGVFVFRPSNETYGKLLEYCTEHGSFDGGDQGVLNGYFSDWATADIRKHLPFIYNMSSIAIYTYLPAFKQYGANAKVVHFLGKTKPWSYTYDTNQRRVRGNVQEASSHPGYLLEWWSLYSSCVLPLKHQEHGEEPFEFSVQQEEFQPQALPGPPPLSSAERKQRWEQGQADYMGMDSFENIEKKLAAFLK, from the exons GGCAGTGCTTCAGACGCTGTATGATGAGGTCAGGCTGGTGGACGTGTTGGACAGTGGGGACACCGCGCACTTGGTCATGATGCAGAGACCAGACCTGGGAGTGACCTTCACTAAGCTCCACTGCTGGACGCTCACACACTACTCcaaatgtgtgtttatggacGCAGACACGATG GTGGTAGCGAACATTGATGAGCTGTTTGACAGAGAGGAGTTCTCAGCAGCTCCAGATCCCGGATGGCCCGACTGCTTCAACTCCGGGGTGTTCGTCTTCCGCCCCTCCAACGAGACCTACGGCAAACTCCTCGAGTACTGTACAGAGCACGGCAGCTTCGACG GTGGAGATCAGGGAGTTCTCAATGGGTACTTCAGTGACTGGGCCACAGCAGACATCAGAAAACACCTTCCGTTTATCTACAATATGAGCAGCATAGCAATCTACACTTACCTTCCTGCCTTTAAACA GTATGGCGCAAACGCCAAGGTGGTGCACTTCCTTGGTAAGACGAAGCCGTGGAGCTACACCTACGACACTAATCAGAGGAGAGTACGGGGGAACGTGCAGGAGGCCTCGTCGCACCCCGGCTATCTCCTGGAGTGGTGGAGTCTTTACAGCAGCTGTGTGCTCCCCCTGAAGCACCAAGAACATGGTGAAGAGCCTTTCGAGTTCAGTGTTCAG CAGGAGGAGTTTCAGCCTCAGGCCCTGCCCGGCCCGCCTCCTCTCTCCTCAGCCGAGCGTAAACAGCGCTGGGAACAGGGCCAAGCCGACTACATGGGAATGGACTCTTTTGAGAACATCGAGAAAAAGCTTGCTGCTTTCCTTAAATAA